A genomic stretch from Limnochordia bacterium includes:
- a CDS encoding ADP-ribosylglycohydrolase family protein: protein MSGWTNLRELFFAECQQRIEEGCSKQSVQKLKQQVEELPEDAPATLILPVYEELMKFDIAPDFPYEEPNDLEEIEKLRPQGRQTLKTSIGQDHLYNKIHGAWLGRCIGCALGRPLETHLFMSGHDQQPGWVFVKDYLLGANAWPLDFYVPGSSTSEVGKVYNKGSTKEHIAFMESDDDIRYTVIGLKLIKNYRGDFTTSDVGRTWLWTLPYIHVCTAERQAYRNMVIKMRGHDHFSPADLVFIRRNLNPYREWIGAQIRADAFGYACPGNPELAAKLAYRDAILSHEKNGVYGEMFIAAVISAALVLDGKTGDIEKALRIGLSKIPRTSRLYESIERAMALATEVETQEELFEMLWNSFGHYNPVHTINNAALCTAALLFGQDDFEKAVTTAVACGWDTDCNGATVGSIWGALYGEDAIPSKWKEPLNDTLYSGIVDFHPIRISECARQSFESRLWLIE, encoded by the coding sequence ATGTCGGGATGGACAAATCTGCGTGAACTGTTTTTCGCAGAATGCCAACAGCGTATCGAAGAAGGCTGCAGCAAACAGAGCGTACAGAAGCTCAAACAACAGGTAGAGGAGCTACCCGAGGACGCACCGGCAACCTTGATCTTACCAGTTTACGAAGAACTAATGAAATTTGACATCGCCCCGGACTTCCCCTATGAGGAGCCTAACGATCTTGAAGAGATAGAGAAACTACGTCCCCAAGGGCGCCAAACACTAAAGACATCCATCGGCCAGGACCATCTGTATAACAAAATACACGGAGCTTGGTTAGGTCGGTGCATTGGCTGTGCCTTAGGCAGGCCCCTAGAGACCCACCTCTTCATGTCAGGCCATGATCAACAACCCGGGTGGGTATTTGTTAAAGACTACTTGCTCGGCGCCAACGCATGGCCCCTAGATTTCTATGTTCCGGGTAGTTCAACCAGTGAGGTCGGCAAGGTATACAATAAAGGGAGTACGAAAGAACACATCGCGTTTATGGAGAGTGACGATGATATCCGCTACACAGTGATTGGTCTTAAGCTTATTAAGAATTACCGCGGAGATTTCACCACATCCGATGTGGGACGCACTTGGTTATGGACCTTACCATATATCCATGTATGTACTGCGGAACGCCAAGCTTACCGGAACATGGTGATCAAGATGCGGGGGCACGATCACTTTTCTCCCGCTGATCTGGTCTTTATCCGCAGGAATTTGAACCCCTATCGGGAATGGATTGGGGCTCAGATCAGAGCAGATGCCTTTGGCTACGCATGCCCAGGAAACCCCGAACTTGCCGCAAAGCTGGCCTATCGCGATGCCATCCTGTCCCATGAAAAGAATGGTGTCTACGGTGAAATGTTCATCGCGGCAGTAATATCTGCCGCCTTAGTTTTGGATGGCAAAACTGGTGATATAGAGAAAGCACTTCGTATTGGCTTATCCAAAATACCTCGTACCTCTCGCCTTTACGAAAGCATTGAACGGGCCATGGCTTTAGCAACAGAGGTGGAAACACAAGAAGAACTCTTTGAAATGCTCTGGAACTCTTTTGGTCACTACAACCCCGTGCACACAATCAACAATGCTGCCTTATGTACTGCCGCCCTTCTCTTCGGTCAGGATGATTTCGAAAAAGCAGTAACGACAGCTGTAGCCTGTGGCTGGGACACGGATTGCAATGGCGCAACCGTTGGCTCCATATGGGGAGCCCTCTATGGTGAGGATGCAATTCCATCAAAATGGAAGGAGCCCTTAAACGATACACTCTATTCAGGGATCGTGGATTTCCACCCGATCAGGATCTCTGAGTGTGCTAGGCAAAGCTTTGAAAGTCGTCTCTGGTTAATTGAATAG